A region of the Bremerella sp. JC817 genome:
AGCGTTGGCGTGGCCGAGGTGAAACGGAAAGTCGACAGGATGTTGTAGAACTCGATTGCCCGAGCTTCCTTGTCTTCTTCATTCCAGGCCAGGCCCATCGCGACACGCATCCAGAAGTACTGAGGCGTTTCAATGCGACGACCTTCGACGTGCAGCAGGTATCGGTCGTAAATCGTCTGCAAACCTAGGTAAGGGAATGCAGCGTCACGTTCCGGACGCAGGGCAGCCGAGATCTTCACCAAATCGAACTCACGCAGCTTTTCGTGCAGACGCTTCGATTCGATACCAACGGTGATGTAGTCCTCGAACTTGCGCTGGCTGACTTCGGCCAGGTCTTCGTTCGGATGGATGTGACCGAGGGCTTCGTTGTAGATCACCATCAGCATCAAGCGAGCGGCGACGGTGTCGTAATCTGGATCGCGTTCGATGCGGCTACGCGAAGCCAGGATCATGGCTCGGTAGATTTCCTGTGGCGTGATGCCGTCGTACAGCGAACGGTAGGTTTCTTCGACCAGTTCTTCGGCCGAGCAGTTCTGCTCCAGGCCACGAACGGCGGAGTAGATTCGACGACGCATGCGAGTCGAGTCGAATGGAATCTTGTCGCCATCTTCCTGCTTCACGAAGATGCGTGGAGCGGTCAGCGTACCATCGCTTTCGACCGCACGCAGAGCACGCAGCTTGGCATGCTGTTCGCGATACAGGATGTAGCGACGAGCCACTGAGAAGTGACCATGACGCATCAGCTGAATTTCAACAGCGTCCTGGATGGTTTCGACGTCCACACCATCGCGGCTGAACGGACGATTTTCGATCTGATTAACCACGTTCGTCGTGATCTCAGAAATCTGATGCTGCAGAGCGGATTCAATCGGCTGTTCGTCTGGAATGCCGATTTCTGCTCGGAATGCACGTTCGATGGCCCGTTCAACGCGGCTCGACTCGAAAGAAGTGATCCGGCCGTCCCGCTTGCGGACGTCCAAAGATACCTGGGTCGTCACTGTCGTCATGACATCGTCTCCTACAGGTTGCTGAGTTCCGGTCGGTTTCGTGCCGTCCGGTTTGCTTTTCGATTCCATTGCCGTCGCCTTATTCAGCCAGGAAACACACCTTGTATGAACCACACACGGGTGGGTGACAACGCTCCGAAGGTGCAGCATCAAGCGCAAGCAAGCCGTGCAGGTATTGCCTGGTCGTCCATGACACAATGTTCAGACGAGAACTTGAGACTCCATAAATCGTCACACCCTGATCCCAGGGCACCCCACTACTACCTGTGAGGTTGTTGTTACCCGCTCAGCTTGGCTGCGTTTGCCGCGCTGCCTCGTGGGCACCACTACAAGATATTGTATCACTGAAGAATCGCGGCACAATATCCTGTGTCGCCAAAATTGATTTATCGCCATATGTTGGGGGCGAATTGAGTCATTTCCGACGACGGGAGCCCAATATATCGTGGTAGCAGAACGCGTCAACCACATTATCTTCACATGCCATAACCCATTGCTAGCCAACAAGTAAGAGCAACATCCGACATTGCTTTCCACAAGCATGTCGCTAGCAAAGAGTGCTATCGCACGCCGCGGGACGATCCGTCTAAGGATGGATTCCTAACCACAAGTGCCTACAAACACGACACTTAGAAGCAACCAGCCAATGCAAGCACTAGATCTAGTACTTGGCCGAGACTGACAGCACACTCCGTGGCAAATTTTTGGAACTTTATGGATCTCTTACCCGGAATTCATCCCGCCTGCACATGATGGCCCCGTCGGATGACACCTTTGGTCACTTCCAGTGTGAATTTGGGCAATTTCTTGGCTGCTTGGTAATCGTTAAAGCTTACCCGCCAACCACAAGATCTTGTGGTGCTAGCCGTCGGTGATCGATCTTCCCACACGAACATCGGGTTCCGGTCCTGACGCATCGACAACATATTATTTTGCGCAATTTTGCGTTTCCGCCATACTCAGGTGATTCGCGCTTGCCGCCGCGTCAATCAAAATTGATAGCACGCTAAAGGTCCGCCGTCGTCTGCCCAACTGACGCGGCAACTTGCATTGCTCATGCCCCAACGTGACGAGCCAACCACTTACATTGGCTGACGATGGCAATGTGTTTCAGCGTTTCGCTGACCGGACCAGAGGCTCCTTTGCACCCCAGCAATGGAATCCCCTTTTCCAACCATGACGGTCCGTGGCCAAGGAAGTGCTATCGACTGTCACCATCCTTAGCGAGCAAGAAGAATGCGTTTGAAAATCTCATTGTTGGCTCTCGTGACGATGCTGCTGGTCGGCAATGCTCGGCCAGTCGCTGCGAGTGATTACATCCTGACCATCGGCGGTGGCCCTCATCCGTCGGGCAATCAAATCTCGTTGGAAAACAACGTTCTGTATTTCCAACGAACCCTCGGCAAGCTAGGCCTTGAAAACGTCGAGCATCAAATACTGTTCGCCGACGGCAACAACGAAATCCGCGACATCCAGTACATGGCGCGCGAGAAGGGTACCGAAGACTTGAAGTCGCTGCTGGCCGAAGTGGTTGGTCCCAGCAATGGCTTTGAATTCAATTACCGCAGCAACTCGATTCCTGGTGTCAACGGTCCCGCGGAACCTGCCGTGATCGAAGAAACGCTGGAACAGTTCGCCAAACGTTTGACGAAAGACGATCGCCTGGTGATTTACTTCACCGGTCACGGCGGTCGGCCTAGACCAGGCTCTCAGCCTCGTGCACGTCGCTCGCGCGGTGAACCAACGCCCGCGAAGAAGGAAGACGAAGCAGCCGCGGAAACCAAGGCTGAAGAGAAACCAGAAGCCAAAACGGAAGAAGCTGCCAAGCCGGAAGCTGTTGCGACGGACCCTGTGAAAGTCGAAGCACCGCCAAAGGAAGAAGCGGCTCCTGAAACGCCACCATCCCCGGAAACCGGAGCAGAAGATCCCGCGACCGAAGACGCAACCATGCCGAAAGATCCGGTGAATTGCGACGACGAAAAGAAGGAAGAACCGAAAGCAGAAGCCAAGTCCGCCAAAGAGGAAGCCAAGCAACCTGCGAAGGAAAAAGAAAAGCCGAAGTCGCTGACCGACTCGGATAACTTCACGCACCTCTGGCCGAACGAAGAAATGTCGGTCAAAGAATGGACCGAGTTCCTCGACCAGTTCCCGGCCGATACCGAAGTCGTTGCCGTGATGGTGCAATGCTATAGTGGTGGCTTTGGCAACATGATCTTCCAAGGGGGCGACCCAGCCAACGGCCTGGCAGAGCAGCCTCGTTGCGGATTCTTTTCGACCGTACCTGACCGCGTCGCTGCTGGTTGCACACCGAACATCGACCAGGCCGAATACCGCGAATACTCGTCGTACTTCTGGGAAGCCCTCTCCGGCGAAACGCGAACCGGCAGTGCCGTAAGCCAGCCCGACTACAACAACGATGGTCACACCTCGATGTTGGAAGCGCACGCTTACACCGTGCTGACCGCCGACACGATCGACATTCCGATTCGTACTTCCGACACGCTGCTGCGGCACTACAGCAAGGCCTCGGGCCAAGAAGGCCTGCTGACCATTCATTCTCCGTTGGCCGTGCTGCTAACCGGTGCCGATGCCTGTGAGAAAGCCGTGATCGAAGGCCTGGCAGGTCAGTTCGATCTCAAGCAGCCAGCTCTGGGCAAAGTGACTGAAGAGCTGATCAAAACGAAGCAGGAGGAAAAGAAGAAGCTGGACAAGGACCTGGGCGAAGCTCGCAAGAATATTTTCGAAGCGAAGATGGCCATCAATAAAGATGTCCGCAACAAGTGGCCAGAACTGGCCAGCCCATGGCACCCAGATCTCGAATCGATCTTGAAGGAAGATGGCGAAAAGATGCGTGAAACGATCATGCAGCACGAGAAATACTCGCAGCTTCGTGATGCCGAGAAAGCCATGGAAGAAGCTCAAGGCAAAGCCGAACGACTCGATCTGGATGTCGTGAAGCTGGAACGCCTGAAGTACTGGCTCGAAACGCGTGCCCTGGTGCTGAACCTGACCGTGTGCACCGACGCCAAGACGATCGATGCTTACCACAAACTGGTTGCACTCGAATCGGAAACCTTCAGCAGCGATGCCAGGTCGCCGGCCCCTCAGGCCACGCCAAAGCAGACTGCTCAGAACTAAGCCGATCTGACACAATTCCCAACGAAAAGAGCCCGCAGATCGACTCCGACCTGCGGGCTCTTTCTATGAATGATGGAAGCGAACCTCAGTCCACCTTCAGGTTTTCAACTTCCTCGAATGTGATCAGCTTATCGCCGTTCGCGTCGAGCGATTGGAAGGCTTCCGCTCCGCCGACGAACTCCGCTTCCGAAACGTCCCCGTCCTGGTTCCGGTCCATCGAAAGAAACCAATCAGGGCCGCGACGCTGAATTTTGCCAAGCACCGAGTCGGGCGGACCGATGCTAATGGTGAACAGCAGTTGCCGTGGCAGGCGTTTCAGATCGACCGTGTCGCCCTGAACGCATCCAACTGCTTCCAGGCGAGCGACTGCTTGTCGTAGTTCGCGTCGCGAGAGGGCGCCGTTACGATCGGTGTCGAGCAGTTCGAGCACGCCATTTCCGCAATCGACGATGGTCACCATCACCAATCCGGAAGCGATTTCGCCTTGCAGTGTGAGCCAACCTTCCAGCTCCGCCTTGGTAAGCTGCTGATCGCCATCGCGATCCATCATGGCGACCATGGCCGAACCAAAACCCTTGCCAGAAGCGGACCACTCAGCCTGAGAAAGGACACCGTCCAGATCTTCGTCCGATTCGGCGAACTGCTCCAGGCTCGATATACGCAGGCCTTCCAGCCGCTCCGCCATTTGGCCTGGGTCGCTGCGAACCGTTAGCCACGTGTCGCCAAGCTTCACGCAGGGCAGTTCGGTCTGCGGACCCTTCTCACCAACGCCCTCCACCACGATCGACTGCGTTTGATCGTCGACGAAAAGCTGCACGTTCCACAACTGGTCTGGCGAGGCTTCGCGCAACGACTTTGGAAAGCCGGCCTGCGATTGCAGTCGCTGGGACCACGCGGTGTTGCCAGGCTGTTGCGGCAAACGACTGACCGGAAAGGCGTACATCGCTTCGGCCAGGGCAGGGCGGTCCTCGCTGGCGACCTGCAGTAGATAGCTGGCCGACGTGCCAGGATAGAACACCCCCGCCACCAGTTCGCCAGCACCAATCATTTGATCGTCGTTCTGGTCGAGCTGATCGAGCACTGCTTCCGCCTTGCTCCATTCGTCGCGACTTACCATGCCATCCTGGTCGGCATCGAGACGGGCCAATAGGGCAGCGGTAAGATCATTCGTGAAGGGAGCGACCCCAAAACCGATCATCGGCGGGCCGACGTCGTGGCTGCGATAGTACGCGGCAAGTTGTTCTCGCGTGATGCTGCCTTCTTCGGTAGCTCCGAGATCCTCCCACTTGGGCGCCGACTTGATCACCGGGGCGAACCCACTGTAGGTTGCTTCGCGCAGTGCGGCAGCGGCGGGAAGCCGAGCAGCCTCGGCCTGATTTAATGTGCCGTTCCTGTCGATATCGCAGTAGTCGAAGATCGCGGCGAACTTCTGATCCCAAAGTTGCTGGTAGGTTCGATCCCCCTTGGCAATCGGCAACGCAATCCGCTGCAGCCCCTGGGAATGGAGCACCGCCAACTCCAGCGTGGCAGCCACATCGTCGGCATATGCCCTGGAAAGACCGCTGAAGGAAAGCCCTGCGGCGAGCCCCCAGGCCAAGATCTTCGTTCTCATAGAAGTTCCTCAATCGGCTTCGCTTCCGGATCGGCAATGCGGATCGGACGGGCGACGTTCGATTGATTTTGTTTCATCGGATCGATGTCGATCGCCTTACAAACGGTGGCAATCACATCGGGCACGGTCACCGGTCGGTCGGCGACTTCGACGCCATCCGCATTGGTTGCCCCCAGGGCCTGACCACCTTGAATTCCCCCACCTGCCAACACGGTCGACCAGGTATGGGGCCAATGGTCGCGACCGCTGCGGCCGTTGATGCGCGGCGTACGACCGAACTCGCCTTGGCAGATGACCACGGTCGAGTCGAGCATGCCGCGCGATTTCAAATCGTTGAGCAACGTCGAGAAGCCGACATCGAGCGTCGCCGAAAGTTCTGCGACCCGTTCAAAGTTCTCGTTGTGCGTGTCCCAGCCACCCAGATTGACTTCGACGAAGGTGATCCCTCGTTCGATAAGTCGGCGTGCCATCAAGCAGCCCTGGCCGAACGTGTTGCGGCCGTATGCTTCCCGCAGCGGTTCTGGTTCATCTTCCAAGCGAAACGCAGCAGCCGCTTCGGGACGCATTAGGCGAATGGCCTTCTGCGACGCGGTCTCCAGTGCGTCGACGACCTGACCGGAACGATCTCTCTGGAAGCGATTGTCCATCCTGCGAAGAAGATCGAGTCGCTGCGACTGGGTCTCGTCAGTGACATTCTCGCCACGCTGCATGTTCGGTACGACCAGGTCGGTGCTGTCGCGACCTTCGCCACCGATCACCAGGGGCGAAAACTCTGGCCCAAGGAAGCCACCACCCAGCGAACCGCCACCTCGACCTGGCGAGATGCTGACGAAGCTTGGCAAATCGAGTTCCCGGTTGCCAAGCTCATGCGAGCAAAGGGCACCTAACGTTGGAAATTTGATCGCCCCCTGCGGAACGTAGCCGGTCCGCACAAACTGAGTCGCTCGGCTATGATCGCCTTCCTTGCTATGCATGGAACGGACGATCGCGAGATCTTCCGACTGAGCGGCGAGCTTCGGCAGATGCTCCGAGATCTTCACGCCCGGCGTCGCTGTCGCGATCTCTTTGAACTCACCACCGTTGGGCGAGTTGGGCTTCAAGTCCCACATATCGATCGTGGCAGGCCCCCCCCCAAGCCACAGCAGGATCACTGCCTTATTGGTCTTGGTCTGGCCTTCGGTTTCTGCCGCCAGTGAACCAATCCAACTGTTGGCACTTCCCAGGCCAACGCCCAGCGCGGCCATGCGCAGGTAATCGCGGCGAGTCAGTTGATACGAACGAGCCATGTTGTTACTCCAAGGCCGGAAAAGAAATCGTCTTTAGTGATTCGTATTGAATTCGGCACTGTTGATCAGCACCCACATCAAGTTACTGAGTGCCTCGCTGCGGTTCTCCGACTCCTTCAGATGGGTCGTGAACAGTTCGACTTCCTCGGCATCGGGCTTACGTCCCAACGTTGCCAGGAACAGCGTGTCGATCTTTTGCGAGGTACTCAAAAATGGGGCATCGGCCAACACACGCAGCATCGGGCTGTGCTCGGTGTCGATGACCTCGGCGGTCGTATCCCCATTCATCAAGGCGAGGGCTTGCAGAATCGATCGTTCCGCGTGGGCGGCATCTTCGACGAAGAAGCTGCTGACAAATCGTGATCCATCATCGCGGCCACGGGTCGGATCGATATCGTCGCGAACCGCTTTCATGCCGGCGGCCGTGCGAATGCTTTGATAAAGTTGTTCGCCGCTCATTCCACGCACCGGCATCCGTGCGTAGCTTTTCAGATCGACGTCCCGTTCTTCGCCGGCTGAAACACGGCTGGTGCGTTGATACGCTTCGGTCAGCACGATCGCTTCGCTGAGCAGTTTCAGGTCGTAGCCACTTTCAACGAAGGCGTTCGCCAGTTCGTCCAAAATCTCCGGCTGCAGCGCCGGGTTGTCTTCTG
Encoded here:
- a CDS encoding DUF1501 domain-containing protein, which produces MARSYQLTRRDYLRMAALGVGLGSANSWIGSLAAETEGQTKTNKAVILLWLGGGPATIDMWDLKPNSPNGGEFKEIATATPGVKISEHLPKLAAQSEDLAIVRSMHSKEGDHSRATQFVRTGYVPQGAIKFPTLGALCSHELGNRELDLPSFVSISPGRGGGSLGGGFLGPEFSPLVIGGEGRDSTDLVVPNMQRGENVTDETQSQRLDLLRRMDNRFQRDRSGQVVDALETASQKAIRLMRPEAAAAFRLEDEPEPLREAYGRNTFGQGCLMARRLIERGITFVEVNLGGWDTHNENFERVAELSATLDVGFSTLLNDLKSRGMLDSTVVICQGEFGRTPRINGRSGRDHWPHTWSTVLAGGGIQGGQALGATNADGVEVADRPVTVPDVIATVCKAIDIDPMKQNQSNVARPIRIADPEAKPIEELL